The proteins below are encoded in one region of Caulobacter henricii:
- a CDS encoding alkylphosphonate utilization protein produces MSDETRDSNGTVLADGDNVTLIKDLKVKGSGGVTLKRGTLVKNIRLTGDTDEIEANVEKVRGLVLRVEFVKKA; encoded by the coding sequence ATGTCGGACGAAACCCGCGACAGCAACGGCACCGTTCTCGCCGACGGCGACAATGTGACCCTGATCAAGGACCTCAAGGTCAAGGGCTCGGGCGGCGTCACGCTGAAGCGCGGCACCCTGGTCAAGAATATCCGCCTGACCGGCGATACCGACGAGATCGAGGCCAATGTCGAAAAGGTTCGCGGCCTTGTCCTGCGCGTCGAGTTCGTCAAGAAGGCCTAA
- a CDS encoding site-specific tyrosine recombinase XerD yields MSAAGWVDAFLEMMAVERAAARNTLTAYGKDLDDARAWLARVGGDLDVAPAETIEAYFQSLGARGLSPATAARRRSAVRQFYRFVLEEGWRADDPSRRVAAPKAGRPLPKVLSRSEVEALIAAATDRDGGQGLRLACMIELLYASGLRISELLALPLNALARDPAFLTVKGKGGKERLAPLNPPARTAVKAYLTARPQFLPRGAKDSPWLFPSRSSAGRLTARRVSQLLEEAAMTAGIDREKVSPHVLRHAFATHLLEGGADLRVIQTLLGHADIGTTQIYTHVAGDHLAQVVRTKHPLGRKD; encoded by the coding sequence ATGAGCGCCGCCGGCTGGGTCGACGCCTTTCTCGAGATGATGGCTGTCGAGCGCGCCGCCGCCCGCAATACCCTCACGGCCTATGGCAAGGATCTTGACGACGCTAGGGCCTGGCTGGCGAGAGTGGGCGGTGATCTGGATGTCGCCCCGGCCGAGACGATCGAGGCCTATTTCCAGAGCCTGGGTGCCCGGGGACTGTCTCCGGCCACCGCGGCGCGGCGACGCTCGGCTGTGCGCCAGTTCTACCGCTTTGTTCTGGAGGAGGGCTGGCGGGCCGATGATCCCTCGCGGCGGGTAGCGGCCCCCAAGGCCGGGCGGCCCCTGCCCAAGGTGCTGTCGCGCAGCGAGGTCGAAGCTCTGATCGCCGCGGCGACGGATCGGGACGGCGGCCAGGGTCTGCGCCTGGCCTGCATGATCGAACTGCTCTACGCCTCGGGCCTGCGGATTTCCGAGCTCCTGGCCCTGCCGCTCAATGCCCTGGCCCGGGATCCGGCCTTCCTCACGGTGAAGGGCAAGGGCGGCAAGGAGCGGCTGGCCCCCCTGAACCCGCCCGCCCGGACGGCGGTGAAGGCCTATCTGACCGCCCGGCCGCAGTTCCTGCCCAGGGGTGCCAAGGACAGTCCCTGGCTGTTTCCGTCCCGCTCGTCGGCCGGTCGGTTGACGGCGCGGCGGGTGTCGCAACTGCTGGAAGAGGCGGCCATGACCGCCGGCATCGACCGCGAAAAGGTCAGCCCCCACGTCCTGCGCCACGCCTTCGCCACTCACCTGCTCGAGGGAGGTGCTGATCTGCGGGTGATCCAGACCCTGCTGGGCCATGCCGACATCGGCACCACCCAGATCTACACCCATGTGGCCGGCGACCATCTGGCCCAGGTGGTTAGGACCAAGCATCCGCTGGGGCGGAAGGATTGA